In Pseudomonas sp. PDNC002, the DNA window CGGCAGGGCCAATTATGCTCTAGGCATACTGCTGCTTGCCTACGTTTTCTCCATCATGGACCGCCAGGTGCTCAGCCTGCTCGTAGGTCCGATCCAGCAATCACTCCATGTAAACGACTCCTGGATGGGGCTGCTCCACGGCTTCACTTTTGCGGCGTTCTATTCGCTGGCTGGCTTACCGATTGCGAGGCTGATCGACCGTGGAAACAGGCGACTGGTCATCACCGTGGGCATTGGCCTGTGGTGCATGGCGACCGCCGCCAGTGGCCTTTCCACGGAGTTCTGGCATCTGCTGCTGGCTCGCGTTGGCGTAGCGGTGGGCGAAGCGGTGCTGCTCCCCGGAGCGGTGTCTCTGATCAGTGACCTTTTCCCGGCGGAGAAGCGTGGCCGCGCACTTGGCGTGTTTGGTGCCGGCGGTCCCGTAGGCGTCGGTGCCGGTCTGCTCGCGACTGGGCTGGTGCTCGGTTACTTCAACGCTCACCCCCTGACCTTGCCCTTGATTGGCCCCCTGGCCCCTTGGCAGGCCACCCTGATGTCGATTGGCCTGCCCGGCATGCTCGTGCTGTTGCTGATGTTTGGCGTGCCTGAGCCGCGTCTGGATCGTGAGATGAGCAACACCCAGGCCATCAAGGCGCCAAGTATTCCACTCAGGGATGTAGCGCAGTTTCTGCGAGCAAACCGGCGCACCTTCGTCGCCATTCTGATTGGCATGGGCTGCTATAACGCGGCGGTTTATGGTGGCGGCGCCTGGGTCCCGACCTACCTCGTCCGTGAGTTCGGCTGGAGTTATGCCAAGGCAGGCACCGTGATGGGGTTGGTCATGTGCGTCAGCTCGCCCCTTGGCGTGCTGGGGGCCAGTTGGTTGGGCGAATTCTGGCGCAGGCGCGGCGTGGTCAATGGCAACCTGAGAGTCGCTATTCTCGCCAGCACCCTGCTCCCCCTGTGTGCCACGCCCTTGCTTCTGGCACCCAATGCGCCCCTGGCGATTCCGTTCCTCGCCCTTTCCGCCGCCTTGTGGGTCTGTCTGTTCGGCATTGGCCCGGCTCTCATAGTCGAAATAGCACCGGCCCCGATGCGAGGGCAATTCATCGCCCTGTTCACGGGTGTTCTCAACCTGGTCGGAGTGGGAGTCGGCCCCTTGTCGATCGGCCTCATTACCGACTATGCACTGGCTGATCCCGCGGCCATACGCTACTCGATTCTCTTCCTGACGCTGCTCGCCTGTGCACTCGCCTGCCCGCTTCTGCTCCTTGCCCGGCGGAGCTTCAGACTCACCACGCTGCATGCTCGGCAGTGGCACCCCGCGAACACCACTCCACCCCTGAATCCGCCCTCCGGAGAACACCCATGAAAACCCTTCAAGGCACCTGTTTGTGCGGCAGCGTTCAATACTCCAGCTCCCAGGCCCCCACCATGACCGCCGTCTGCCATTGCAGCGACTGCCAGAAGCAGTCGGGTAGCGCCTTTTCGGTCAACGTCATGATCCCGGCCGAGGGGTTCCAGGTGAATGGCCTTACCCTGGCCAGCTATCGTGTGCAGGGCGGCAGCGGCATGCAGGTGCGACGATTCTTCTGCAGTCATTGCGGCTCTCCGCTGTATACCGAAATGGCTGCCATGCCGGGTGTCCTCGCGGTAAAAGCCGGGACACTGCGCAATTCGTCGACGGTCACGCCAAATCTGCACGTGTGGTGCGCGTCGGCCCAGCCGTGGGTGGCAATTGACCCATCCCTGCCTCGCTTCGAACACACCCCTTCCTGAGCCCGCAAGGTACCCTGATGAACGCTGCATCAGGGTGCTCGCGTACTCGTACCACTCTGCCCGCTTTCAACCTTGTCGGGGCACTCGACCGAAGCGGTAGATGGAGCGCCCTGAAGATCCTTTCGCAACCATTGAAGTTCGAGATTACGAGACGCGTCCTACATTCGACTTCCCTAAAGCTTACATCCTAATAAGAGTGATCCGGGGATAGTGACAGCACCTTCTGAGTAGCGCAGTTCAACGACTGACCTGAGAAGGGCTCTGCCACTTACGCTTCAGGAATACTCGATCATGAAAAAGCTCTTCATCGCCCCCGCCCTCGCACTTCTGTCGCTGGCCATCGCTCAACAGTCCCTGGCTTCGGATGGCACCATCAACTTCAATGGCCAGATCACCGACGTGACCTGCACCATCAAGGTCAACGGCGGCACTTCCTCCGCCACGATCACGCTGCCGACCGTGGCTGCAAGCGCTTTGAGCTCCGGCCCAGGCGCCACTGCGGGCGATACTCCTTTCAGCATCAATCTGAGCGGCTGTTCGACTGCGGACACGGGTACCGAAGCGGCACCCAAGGGAATCGCCGTTTACTTCGAACCCGCCGGCGGCTCGGTCAACGCGGCAGGTCGCCTGGATAACACTGACAGTACCGGTCCGGCGAACGTGAATATCGCCCTTTACAAGGCCAGCGCTCCCACGACTGCGCTGATCCTGGGTACTGCCCCGACCGCTGCGGATACCACCATCTCTGGCGCTGACCCGTCTGGTGCTGCGGAAGTCAAGTACGTGGCCAAGTACTACAACGCAGACGGTTCCCCGGCAGCACCGGGCGCAGTAGCAGCGCGCGTTGTCTATTCGATCGTGTACCCGTAATGCCGTTCCACCCAGCGAGTGCGCCGCCTATGCGGCCGCTCGCTACTCAGTCCGAGACACGCCATCATGCGATTTCCCCTCAGTACCCGCCGCACCCTGCAAGGACTGCTGATTGCCGGCTGCCTGCTTTGCTCCTACGTTTCCCAGGCTTCCGTGGTCGTCACCGGCACTCGCGTCATCTACGACGCCAGCCAGCGCGAAGTGACCATCAAGCTGAACAACGACGGCGCCATGCCTGCCCTGGTGCAGTCCTGGATTGATGACGGCGATGCTCAGGCCGGCCCCGATGTTGCCACCGCGCCCTTCATCCTGACGCCGCCCATTGCGCGCATCGACAGCAAGAAGGGGCAGACACTGCGCCTGCGTTACACGGGTCAGAAACTGTCGCAGGACAAGGAGTCCTTGTTCTGGCTCAACGTGCTCGAGATCCCGCCTACGGTGAGCGACGGCCAGAACAAACTAAAGATCGCCTTCCGCAGCCGCCTCAAACTCTTCTATCGTCCGGCCAAACTTCCAGGCGATGCCGTTAGCGCTGCCGGGAGTGTGCAGTGGCGCGCAGAGCGCAGCGGCAATGGCTGGGTTCTCGACTGCAGCAACCCGAGCCCTTACTACGTCACACTGAACCAAGTGAAAGTCGCCGGTATCGAACTGAAGATCGGTATCGACAACTCCCTGGTTGCGCCAGGCCAGCACCTGCGTCTCCCGCTCAGCGCCAGCGAGCCCCCGTCTGGCAACGTCAGCTACTCGACGATCAATGATTTCGGCTCTGTCAATCAGCACGAGCAGCCTCTGAAGCGCTGACACCGCGTTCCAACCCTCCTGCAACAAGCCCCTGTGGAGCATCGGGAAGGCCTCTGCGCGCCTGTCGAAAGGCGCGGGGAGAGGCTTTGCCCCGTTGAAGAGTGATGATGAAAATGAACCCTCGCCACCCCGGACCCTCCAGTTGCTCTGCTGCAGTGTTTGCGCTGAAGCCACTGATGCTGGCTTTGCTGATGGTCAACGGTTTCTGGCAGGGATCGGGCCTCGCGCTGGCCGGAGAAGGTGACAACCAGGAGGTCAACTTCGACAGCTCCATGCTGTGGGGACAGGGAGCGCGCAGCGTCGACCTGGATCGATACGCCGAGGGCAATCCGGTGGAGGCCGGCACGCACTCACTCGCCGTGTTCGTCAATGACGACTACTCGATCGGTACCTTCGATATCCGCTTCGATGCCGGGGACAAGCCTGGCCGTGCCAAACCCTGCTTCACTCCGGAGCTGCTCGATCGCCTGGGGATCGACCTGGAGAAACTGCCGCTTGCCGAAGGGCAACAGAAGCCGGATGCCGGGCAATGCCTGGATCTGCCGGCACGCATCTCCGGCGCCAGCTACAGCGTTGACACCGGCGAACAGAGCCTGCACTTGAGCGTGCCGCAGCTCTACATGCGACGTAATCCCCGTGGTTATGTCAGCCCCGAGCGCTGGGACCGCGGTGTCACCGCAGGTTTCCTCGACTACAGCGCCAATGGCTATGAAAGCGAGTTCAACGGCAAGAGCAACCAGAATGCCTATGGCAGTCTCAACATGGGTTTCAACATCGGAGACTGGCGCTTGCGCCAGCGCTCTTCGTTGAATTGGGACAACGAGTCAGGCAGCCGGCACGAAGTACTCAGCTCCTTTGCCCAACGCGACATCGATGCGCTGCGTTCGCAACTGACGATTGGCGATGCCTTCACCGACGGCGACCTGTTCGACAGCGTGTCCATGCGTGGCCTGCGCCTGGCGAGCGATGACCGTATGCTGCCTGACTCCCAGACAGGGTATGCACCGGTGGTGCGCGGCATTGCCTCCACCAATGCGCGGGTCACCGTGCGTCAGCGTGGCTACATCATCTACGAAACCACTGTGTCGCCCGGCGCCTTCGAGATCAATGATCTGAACCCCACCAGCGACAACGGCGACCT includes these proteins:
- a CDS encoding GFA family protein, with product MKTLQGTCLCGSVQYSSSQAPTMTAVCHCSDCQKQSGSAFSVNVMIPAEGFQVNGLTLASYRVQGGSGMQVRRFFCSHCGSPLYTEMAAMPGVLAVKAGTLRNSSTVTPNLHVWCASAQPWVAIDPSLPRFEHTPS
- a CDS encoding fimbrial protein gives rise to the protein MKKLFIAPALALLSLAIAQQSLASDGTINFNGQITDVTCTIKVNGGTSSATITLPTVAASALSSGPGATAGDTPFSINLSGCSTADTGTEAAPKGIAVYFEPAGGSVNAAGRLDNTDSTGPANVNIALYKASAPTTALILGTAPTAADTTISGADPSGAAEVKYVAKYYNADGSPAAPGAVAARVVYSIVYP
- a CDS encoding MFS transporter; amino-acid sequence: MSSTTTMQASGMPCSAQELPSRGRANYALGILLLAYVFSIMDRQVLSLLVGPIQQSLHVNDSWMGLLHGFTFAAFYSLAGLPIARLIDRGNRRLVITVGIGLWCMATAASGLSTEFWHLLLARVGVAVGEAVLLPGAVSLISDLFPAEKRGRALGVFGAGGPVGVGAGLLATGLVLGYFNAHPLTLPLIGPLAPWQATLMSIGLPGMLVLLLMFGVPEPRLDREMSNTQAIKAPSIPLRDVAQFLRANRRTFVAILIGMGCYNAAVYGGGAWVPTYLVREFGWSYAKAGTVMGLVMCVSSPLGVLGASWLGEFWRRRGVVNGNLRVAILASTLLPLCATPLLLAPNAPLAIPFLALSAALWVCLFGIGPALIVEIAPAPMRGQFIALFTGVLNLVGVGVGPLSIGLITDYALADPAAIRYSILFLTLLACALACPLLLLARRSFRLTTLHARQWHPANTTPPLNPPSGEHP
- a CDS encoding fimbria/pilus periplasmic chaperone, yielding MRFPLSTRRTLQGLLIAGCLLCSYVSQASVVVTGTRVIYDASQREVTIKLNNDGAMPALVQSWIDDGDAQAGPDVATAPFILTPPIARIDSKKGQTLRLRYTGQKLSQDKESLFWLNVLEIPPTVSDGQNKLKIAFRSRLKLFYRPAKLPGDAVSAAGSVQWRAERSGNGWVLDCSNPSPYYVTLNQVKVAGIELKIGIDNSLVAPGQHLRLPLSASEPPSGNVSYSTINDFGSVNQHEQPLKR